A region of Cherax quadricarinatus isolate ZL_2023a unplaced genomic scaffold, ASM3850222v1 Contig3820, whole genome shotgun sequence DNA encodes the following proteins:
- the LOC128701458 gene encoding cuticle protein 19-like, with protein MSHPQSHPTYTSPTPTYGVPGPQAPARYDFNWTVKDDQSGNDYGQQESRDGDNTHGSYHVLLPDGRVETVVYTVNGDSGYVAEVTYQGQAQHPTHQTYTPVPVYG; from the exons ATGTCCCACCCTCAGTCTCATCCCACCTATACGTCACCTACCCCAACATACGGCGTTCCTGGTCCTCAG GCTCCTGCTCGGTACGATTTCAATTGGACCGTCAAAGATGACCAGTCTGGTAACGACTACGGTCAACAAGAGTCTCGTGACGGCGACAACACCCATGGCTCTTATCACGTGCTTCTTCCCGATGGTCGTGTTGAAACTGTAGTCTACACTGTTAACGGTGACTCTGGCTACGTGGCTGAAGTGACTTACCAGGGCCAGGCCCAGCACCCAACACACCAGACCTACACTCCAGTTCCTGTCTATGGTTAA